In the genome of Cryptosporangium aurantiacum, the window GTCCGGCCAGCTCGGACGACCGGCGGGTGGGCAGCGCCCGCAGGCCGCCGACCTGCGCACCAGGACCGGCCGCGTCGGTCGGGGCGACCACCGAGGTCACCCGGGTCCGCGGGCCGAGGCGCACCGCGATCTCCCGGGTCGAGACGCTCACCAGCGCCGCGACCGTATCGACGTTCGTGCCGTCGACCGGGTAGACGTTCGTGATGCTGCCGCCACGCTCGGCCATCCAGGCGAGCTGCACCCGGTAGATCCAGCCGGACGGCACGCCCATCGGCCCGTGCCGGTCGGTCGAGACGATGTTGACCAGCGCGTCGATCCGTTCGAACGCCGCGAGCGCGTAGTCGACGGTGTCGTCCTGGTGATCGGGGTCCCGCCC includes:
- a CDS encoding SDR family NAD(P)-dependent oxidoreductase produces the protein MTTVGVRAVLVTGAGSTTGRSVITALVGEGHQVCAADSDSDVVQALVDGPGPGVVLGVAGSGRDPDHQDDTVDYALAAFERIDALVNIVSTDRHGPMGVPSGWIYRVQLAWMAERGGSITNVYPVDGTNVDTVAALVSVSTREIAVRLGPRTRVTSVVAPTDAAGPGAQVGGLRALPTRRSSELAGLVLHLISSGTSEFTGRTLVARPTGGWSAVDGDPVVF